The proteins below come from a single Comamonas antarctica genomic window:
- a CDS encoding YicC/YloC family endoribonuclease, with protein MTGYASAQYGATAEGAEAPAGNRRLGLEIRSVNSRFLDLSFRLPDELRAHEPALRTLLTSRLKRGKVEVRAAIESEDGGALPQPSPQQLQRLVSAQDTIQAWLPNARPLSVSDALRLCSTGDGDRAQDWGSVLPALAGQALEAMVQARAREGERLADMLHDRLQQLRALAQTATPLIPQLVEQQRQRFVERWKEAMALAEGAVAPEAAQDRALTEATAFAIRIDVAEEVTRLDSHLVEIERLLKKGGEIGKRLDFLIQELHREANTLGSKSAALELTRISVDMKVLIEQMREQVQNIE; from the coding sequence ATGACCGGATACGCCAGCGCCCAGTACGGCGCGACTGCCGAAGGTGCTGAAGCGCCCGCGGGCAACCGGCGGCTCGGCCTGGAGATCCGCTCGGTCAACAGCCGCTTCCTCGACCTGTCGTTCCGCCTGCCCGACGAACTGCGCGCCCACGAGCCGGCCCTGCGCACCCTGCTGACCTCGCGCCTCAAGCGCGGCAAGGTCGAAGTGCGCGCCGCGATCGAATCCGAAGACGGCGGCGCCCTGCCCCAGCCGTCGCCCCAGCAACTGCAGCGCCTGGTCTCGGCGCAAGACACCATCCAGGCCTGGCTGCCCAATGCGCGGCCGCTGAGCGTGTCCGACGCGCTGCGCCTGTGCAGCACGGGCGATGGCGACCGCGCCCAGGACTGGGGCAGCGTGCTGCCCGCGCTGGCCGGCCAGGCGCTCGAAGCCATGGTCCAGGCCCGCGCCCGCGAAGGCGAGCGCCTCGCCGACATGCTGCACGACCGTCTGCAGCAGTTGCGCGCGCTCGCGCAGACCGCCACGCCGCTGATCCCGCAGCTGGTCGAGCAGCAGCGCCAGCGCTTTGTCGAGCGCTGGAAGGAAGCCATGGCGCTGGCCGAGGGCGCGGTCGCGCCCGAAGCCGCCCAGGACCGCGCGCTGACCGAAGCCACGGCGTTTGCCATCCGCATCGACGTTGCCGAGGAAGTCACGCGCCTGGATTCGCACCTCGTTGAAATCGAACGCCTGCTGAAGAAGGGCGGCGAGATCGGCAAGCGCCTGGATTTCCTGATCCAGGAACTGCACCGCGAGGCCAACACCCTGGGCTCCAAGTCCGCGGCGCTCGAACTCACGCGCATCAGCGTCGACATGAAGGTCCTGATCGAGCAGATGCGCGAGCAGGTACAGAACATCGAATAA
- a CDS encoding serine/threonine protein kinase: MSSKNKPAPLAVDSVIGGYRIVRRLAAGGFGVVYLALDGSGQQVAIKEYLPASLALREPGERLPRVLPEKLSLYRLGLKSFFEEGRSLAQLSHPSVVSVLNFFRENETVYMVMNYLEGANLQEFILTARGIKTDKVLRESTIRSLFDEVLRGLRIVHQHKMLHLDIKPANIFITDDDRAVLIDFGAAREVLSKEGSFIRPMYTPGFAAPEMYRRGEAMGPWTDIYAIGACIYACMQGVPPYAAPQRQEKDRLGQALGKLRGVYSDKLIEVVEWCMAPDPLSRPQSVFALQKELNREGERRHTRLSVAEKMRLQIGALVSDTRKSVQKIGATRGAPPAP, from the coding sequence ATGTCTTCCAAGAACAAGCCTGCTCCCCTTGCCGTTGATAGCGTGATAGGGGGCTATCGCATTGTGCGGCGGCTCGCGGCGGGCGGCTTCGGCGTAGTCTACCTGGCGCTGGACGGCAGCGGCCAGCAGGTGGCCATCAAGGAATACCTGCCGGCGTCGCTGGCGCTGCGCGAGCCGGGCGAACGCCTGCCGCGGGTGCTGCCCGAGAAGCTGTCGCTCTACCGGCTGGGGCTCAAGAGCTTTTTCGAGGAGGGCCGTTCGCTGGCCCAGCTGTCGCACCCGTCGGTGGTCAGCGTGCTCAATTTCTTCCGCGAGAACGAGACCGTCTACATGGTCATGAATTACCTCGAAGGTGCGAACCTGCAGGAGTTCATTCTCACGGCGCGCGGCATCAAGACCGACAAGGTGCTGCGCGAATCCACCATCCGCTCGCTGTTCGACGAGGTGCTGCGCGGCCTGCGCATCGTGCACCAGCACAAGATGCTGCACCTCGACATCAAGCCGGCCAACATCTTCATCACCGACGACGACCGCGCGGTGCTGATCGATTTCGGCGCGGCGCGCGAAGTGCTGTCCAAGGAGGGCAGCTTCATCCGCCCGATGTACACGCCGGGCTTTGCCGCGCCCGAGATGTACCGCCGCGGCGAGGCCATGGGGCCATGGACCGACATCTACGCGATCGGTGCCTGCATCTATGCCTGCATGCAGGGGGTGCCGCCCTACGCGGCGCCGCAGCGCCAGGAAAAGGACCGGCTCGGCCAGGCGCTGGGCAAGCTGCGCGGGGTCTACTCGGACAAGCTGATCGAGGTCGTGGAGTGGTGCATGGCGCCCGATCCGCTGTCGCGGCCGCAGTCGGTGTTCGCGCTGCAAAAGGAACTCAACCGCGAGGGCGAGCGCCGCCATACGCGCCTCAGCGTGGCGGAAAAGATGCGCCTGCAGATCGGCGCGCTGGTCAGCGATACGCGCAAGAGCGTGCAGAAGATCGGCGCCACGCGCGGCGCGCCGCCGGCGCCATGA
- a CDS encoding PP2C family protein-serine/threonine phosphatase — protein sequence MKFSVFQLSRRGARARNEDRIGYCYTREACLLVLADGMGGHAAGDVAAQIALNSVCALFQARATPLLDDAPGFLAEALLHAHRQILRHAQQHHLADAPRTTLVVALLQQGQAWWIHCGDSRLYLARAGALLARTRDHSFRAMAERSGQPPASVNRNLLFTCLGSPSLPISDQAGPWPLARGDRLLLCSDGLWDALGETELLALLAHDPVSLCVPRLVDRALQHTGASSDNVSAIALEWEMPGAQSAPDSISTDALEGDAFESTLQLDAPDLPEPAPPVPALPEDELSEAAIERTIAEINAAIRRPGERRR from the coding sequence ATGAAGTTTTCGGTATTCCAGCTGAGCCGGCGCGGCGCACGCGCGCGCAACGAGGACCGGATCGGCTACTGCTACACGCGCGAAGCCTGCCTGCTGGTGCTGGCCGACGGCATGGGCGGGCACGCGGCAGGCGATGTCGCGGCGCAGATCGCGCTGAACAGCGTCTGTGCGCTGTTCCAGGCGCGGGCCACGCCGCTGCTGGACGATGCGCCGGGCTTTCTCGCCGAGGCCCTGCTGCATGCCCATCGGCAGATCCTGCGCCATGCGCAGCAGCACCATCTCGCGGATGCGCCGCGCACCACGCTGGTCGTGGCGCTGCTCCAGCAGGGGCAGGCCTGGTGGATCCACTGCGGCGATTCGCGCCTGTACCTGGCGCGCGCCGGGGCACTGCTGGCGCGCACGCGCGACCATTCCTTCCGCGCCATGGCCGAGCGCTCGGGCCAGCCGCCGGCCAGCGTCAACCGCAATCTGCTGTTCACCTGCCTGGGCTCGCCGTCGTTGCCGATCTCCGACCAGGCCGGGCCGTGGCCGCTGGCGCGCGGCGACCGCCTGCTGCTGTGCTCGGACGGGCTGTGGGATGCCCTGGGCGAAACCGAACTGCTGGCCTTGCTGGCGCACGATCCAGTATCCCTTTGCGTGCCACGGCTGGTGGACCGCGCGCTGCAGCACACGGGCGCAAGCAGCGACAATGTCAGCGCAATTGCCCTCGAATGGGAAATGCCCGGTGCGCAGTCCGCGCCGGACAGTATCTCCACCGACGCGCTTGAAGGCGATGCCTTCGAGTCGACGCTGCAACTCGACGCGCCGGATCTGCCAGAGCCGGCCCCGCCTGTGCCGGCCCTACCCGAGGACGAGCTCAGCGAGGCGGCCATCGAGCGCACCATTGCCGAAATCAATGCCGCCATCCGCCGCCCGGGCGAGCGCCGGCGCTGA
- a CDS encoding non-canonical purine NTP pyrophosphatase, producing MKIVLASNNRGKLAELQAMFAPLGVELVSQGELFEGEAPEPHCTFVENALSKARFAAERTGLPAIADDAGMCVDHFGGLPGVDTAYYCTQFGYEKSDANNVRALLEQLQGVENRRAAMVSTLVGVRSARDPEPLIAVGRVQALIAAEPRGGNGFGFDPVLYLPELGQTFAEMAPALKHAHSHRGRATQQMLALVRERWMQA from the coding sequence ATGAAAATTGTCTTAGCCTCCAACAACCGCGGCAAGCTCGCCGAGCTGCAAGCCATGTTTGCCCCGCTGGGCGTGGAACTCGTCTCCCAGGGCGAGCTGTTCGAGGGCGAGGCGCCCGAGCCGCATTGCACCTTTGTCGAGAACGCCTTGAGCAAGGCGCGCTTTGCCGCCGAACGCACCGGCCTGCCGGCGATTGCCGACGATGCCGGCATGTGCGTCGACCACTTCGGCGGACTGCCGGGCGTCGATACCGCCTATTACTGCACGCAGTTCGGCTACGAGAAAAGCGATGCCAACAATGTGCGCGCGCTGCTCGAGCAGCTCCAGGGCGTGGAGAACCGGCGCGCGGCCATGGTCAGCACGCTGGTCGGTGTGCGCAGCGCGCGCGACCCCGAGCCGCTGATTGCCGTGGGCCGGGTGCAGGCGCTGATCGCGGCCGAGCCGCGCGGCGGCAACGGCTTCGGCTTCGACCCGGTGCTGTATCTGCCCGAACTCGGCCAGACCTTTGCCGAGATGGCGCCCGCGCTCAAGCATGCGCACAGCCACCGCGGCCGCGCCACGCAGCAGATGCTGGCGCTGGTGCGCGAACGCTGGATGCAGGCATGA
- the hemW gene encoding radical SAM family heme chaperone HemW, protein MIPIEPVPAGADSAAAVQRDIQHYMRPGTLQLGSLPPLSLYIHLPWCLKKCPYCDFNSHEWRQGDAQGGLPEQRYVDALIADLEAALPLIWGRTVHSIFMGGGTPSLFSPAAIDRLIAAVRARVRMEPDCEITLEANPGTFEKDRFRAYRAAGVTRLSIGVQSFDDRFLKALGRVHDGDQARAAVAEAAGAFETFNLDIMYALPGQTLEDLDRDLQTALSFKPPHISIYHLTIEPNTYFAKFPPVVPEDDTAYAMLDRISETTARAGMQRYEISAYAQPGHACFHNTNYWQFGDYLGIGAGAHSKLSFAHRVVRQVRFRDPARYMDQALAGHALAQDNEVRRAELPFEYMLNALRLREGFKLQDFMERTGLPLSSIAKGLETAERKGLITREQGRITPTELGFDFLSDLQELFLAD, encoded by the coding sequence ATGATTCCGATCGAACCGGTGCCCGCAGGGGCCGACAGCGCTGCGGCAGTGCAGCGCGACATCCAGCATTACATGCGCCCGGGCACGCTGCAGCTGGGCAGCCTGCCGCCGCTGTCGCTCTACATCCACCTGCCGTGGTGCCTGAAGAAATGCCCTTACTGCGACTTCAATTCGCATGAGTGGCGCCAGGGCGATGCCCAGGGCGGGCTGCCCGAGCAGCGCTATGTCGACGCGCTGATTGCCGATCTCGAGGCCGCGCTGCCGCTGATCTGGGGCCGCACGGTGCACAGCATCTTCATGGGCGGGGGCACGCCCAGCCTGTTCTCGCCGGCCGCCATCGACCGGCTGATCGCCGCGGTGCGCGCGCGCGTGCGCATGGAGCCCGACTGCGAGATCACGCTCGAAGCAAATCCCGGCACGTTCGAGAAGGACCGCTTCCGCGCCTACCGCGCGGCGGGCGTGACACGCTTGTCGATTGGCGTGCAGAGCTTCGATGACCGCTTCCTGAAGGCGCTCGGGCGCGTGCATGACGGCGACCAGGCGCGCGCGGCGGTGGCCGAGGCGGCGGGCGCCTTTGAGACCTTCAATCTCGACATCATGTATGCCTTGCCCGGCCAGACGCTCGAAGACCTCGACCGCGACCTGCAGACCGCGCTGTCGTTCAAGCCGCCGCATATCTCGATCTACCACCTGACCATCGAGCCCAATACCTATTTCGCCAAGTTTCCGCCCGTGGTTCCCGAGGACGACACCGCGTATGCGATGCTCGACCGCATCAGCGAGACCACGGCGCGGGCCGGCATGCAGCGCTACGAGATCTCGGCCTATGCGCAGCCGGGCCATGCGTGCTTCCACAACACCAATTACTGGCAGTTCGGCGATTACCTGGGCATTGGCGCGGGTGCGCACAGCAAGCTGAGCTTTGCACACCGCGTGGTGCGCCAGGTGCGCTTTCGCGATCCGGCGCGCTATATGGACCAGGCCCTGGCCGGCCATGCGCTGGCGCAGGACAACGAGGTGCGGCGCGCGGAGCTGCCCTTCGAGTACATGCTCAATGCGCTGCGCCTGCGCGAAGGCTTCAAGCTGCAGGACTTCATGGAGCGCACCGGGCTGCCGCTGAGCAGCATTGCCAAGGGCTTGGAAACCGCCGAGCGCAAGGGCTTGATCACGCGGGAGCAGGGGCGGATCACGCCCACCGAACTGGGGTTTGATTTCCTGAGCGATCTGCAGGAGTTGTTTCTGGCGGATTGA